The following proteins come from a genomic window of Maribacter sp. HTCC2170:
- the dnaE gene encoding DNA polymerase III subunit alpha translates to MYLIFDTETTGLPKRWNAPITDTDNWPRCIQIAWQLHDEMGNLVESQDYLVQPDGFNIPYDAEQIHGISTELAAQEGVPLAEVLEKFNVAMSKTKFIVGQNVGFDVNIMGAEFHRMGVENPLQELPVLDTCTEESALLCQIPGGRGGKFKLPTLTELHEYLFNAPFAEAHNATADVEATTRCFLELVRRGHYTIEQLDVQPDYFKNFSEVHPQTIELIGLKHINLKKASKKIADALWEKDTGGASHEEMQENLASLELAEFAHLHNHTQFSILQSTISVADLVQATVKNNMPAVAMTDHANMMGAFHFVNGVINHNKGVISRNEEKQKRYEATQNGTLEEGQEPLEELPTLEKEITPIVGCEFQVCEDHTDKTQKDNGYQIVMLAKNKNGYHNLAKMSSIAFVDGKYYVPRIDKRIIEQYKEDVIVLTGNLYGEVPSKVLNVGEKQAEDALIWWKETFGDDLYIELMRHNQEDETRVNQVLIQFAKKYNIKLIASNNTYYTEKENANAHDILLCVKDGEKQATPIGRGRGYRYGLPNQEYYFKSSEEMKELFKDIPEAITNIQEVIDKVETYTLARDVLLPAFDIPKEFQFEEDRADGGKRGENKYLRHITYEGAKKRYEEITPEIDERLDFELKVIENTGYPGYFLIVEDFIRAARDMNVSVGPGRGSAAGSAVAYCLWITNLDPIKYDLLFERFLNPDRISMPDIDIDFDDEGRGRVMDYVIDKYGSNQVAQIITYGTMAAKSSIRDTARALDLPLGDADRMAKLIPNMSKLKKIIGVDDAVLKSKFNSEELLKVNELLNIAEGEGLESETLNQAYVLEGSVRNTGIHACGVIITPDDITKFVPVALAKDSEMYCTQFDNSVVESAGLLKMDFLGLKTLTLIKDTVKIVKAKHGIELDPENFPLDDEKTYELFQRGETVGVFQYESPGMQKHMRSLKPTVFADLIAMNALYRPGPMEYIPSFIARKHGTEEIVYDLDACEEYLAETYGITVYQEQVMLLSQKLADFTKGEADVLRKAMGKKQKHVLDKMKPKFIEKASAKGHAVDKLEKIWKDWEAFAAYAFNKSHSTCYAWIAYQTAYCKAHYPAEYMAAVLSNNMNDIKQVTFFMEECKRMGLEVLGPDVNESYYKFAVNQNNAVRFGMGAIKGVGRGAVETIVENRKEEGPYKSVFDMAKRIDLRASNKKAFESLAVAGGFDSFGATHRAQYFHTEGDGVTFLEKVIKSGSKYQENKNSSQMDMFGGMSEAQIPEPVVPPCEEWGTMEKLRREKEVVGIYISGHPLDDFKSEINAFTNGTISCFTDLPKYVNREISFAGVITDVQHRIAKNGKGWALFTLEDYMDTFEFRIFGEEYLKFRHFLMINSFIYLKVFVREGWVNRETGKKGDPRMQYNSFILLQEVMESFAKKLTIKLNIDELKEDNIDELKSTLVDHKGSHPLHFVVYEMEEEIKVNLSSRKQKVQITSELLHQLEEKEVHYKLN, encoded by the coding sequence ATGTACCTGATTTTTGATACCGAAACCACGGGTCTGCCCAAACGTTGGAATGCACCCATCACCGATACTGATAATTGGCCACGCTGTATTCAGATTGCTTGGCAATTACATGATGAAATGGGGAACTTGGTTGAAAGTCAAGATTATTTGGTACAACCAGATGGGTTCAATATACCTTACGATGCAGAGCAGATACATGGAATATCAACTGAGTTGGCAGCGCAAGAAGGTGTGCCTTTGGCTGAGGTTTTGGAGAAATTCAACGTTGCTATGTCCAAAACTAAATTCATTGTTGGGCAAAATGTAGGCTTCGATGTAAATATTATGGGAGCTGAGTTTCATAGAATGGGAGTTGAAAATCCATTGCAAGAGCTTCCCGTTTTGGATACCTGTACAGAAGAGTCTGCCTTACTTTGTCAGATTCCCGGTGGCCGGGGAGGTAAATTCAAACTACCTACTTTAACAGAATTGCATGAGTACTTGTTCAATGCGCCTTTTGCCGAAGCTCATAATGCAACAGCGGATGTAGAGGCAACTACACGCTGTTTTTTAGAACTGGTTCGAAGAGGACATTATACAATTGAACAACTTGATGTTCAACCTGATTATTTCAAGAATTTCTCAGAAGTTCATCCACAGACCATTGAACTGATTGGATTAAAGCATATCAACCTTAAAAAAGCTTCCAAGAAAATTGCCGACGCACTTTGGGAAAAAGATACGGGTGGAGCTTCCCATGAGGAAATGCAAGAAAATCTGGCTTCATTGGAGTTGGCAGAATTTGCCCATCTTCACAATCATACCCAGTTTTCTATTTTACAATCCACCATAAGTGTGGCGGATCTGGTACAGGCTACTGTTAAGAACAATATGCCTGCGGTGGCCATGACCGATCATGCGAACATGATGGGGGCCTTTCATTTTGTAAATGGAGTGATAAACCATAACAAAGGTGTGATTTCTAGAAATGAGGAGAAGCAGAAGCGATACGAGGCAACTCAGAATGGTACTTTAGAGGAAGGGCAAGAACCTTTAGAAGAATTGCCTACCCTAGAGAAAGAAATAACTCCGATTGTGGGGTGTGAATTTCAGGTCTGTGAAGACCATACCGATAAAACCCAAAAAGACAACGGATATCAAATCGTGATGCTCGCCAAGAACAAGAATGGCTACCATAATTTGGCAAAAATGTCTTCTATTGCTTTTGTTGATGGTAAATATTATGTACCTAGAATTGACAAAAGAATTATTGAACAGTATAAGGAAGATGTAATTGTACTTACAGGAAACCTTTATGGCGAAGTGCCTAGCAAAGTTTTAAATGTTGGTGAAAAACAAGCGGAGGATGCGCTTATTTGGTGGAAAGAGACTTTTGGTGATGACCTATACATTGAATTAATGCGTCATAATCAAGAAGATGAAACACGGGTTAACCAAGTATTGATCCAATTTGCGAAGAAGTACAACATTAAATTAATAGCATCCAATAACACCTATTATACTGAAAAGGAAAATGCTAATGCCCACGATATTCTACTGTGCGTAAAAGATGGTGAAAAACAGGCTACCCCTATTGGTCGAGGTCGAGGTTATAGATACGGGTTGCCAAATCAAGAGTATTACTTCAAATCCTCCGAGGAGATGAAAGAACTCTTTAAGGATATTCCTGAAGCAATCACCAATATTCAAGAGGTCATAGACAAGGTTGAGACTTACACTCTGGCTCGTGATGTATTATTACCTGCTTTTGATATTCCAAAAGAATTTCAGTTTGAAGAGGATAGAGCGGATGGAGGAAAACGAGGTGAGAACAAATACCTACGTCATATCACCTATGAAGGGGCAAAAAAGCGTTACGAGGAAATAACCCCAGAGATTGATGAGCGACTTGATTTTGAGCTTAAGGTCATTGAGAATACAGGATACCCGGGGTATTTTTTGATTGTAGAGGATTTTATTCGTGCTGCACGTGATATGAATGTCTCGGTTGGCCCTGGTCGTGGTTCTGCCGCAGGTTCAGCGGTTGCATATTGCTTATGGATCACCAATTTAGACCCGATTAAGTACGACTTGCTTTTTGAGCGTTTCTTGAATCCGGATAGAATATCAATGCCAGATATTGATATTGATTTTGATGATGAGGGCCGAGGTCGAGTTATGGATTATGTGATTGACAAGTACGGATCAAATCAAGTTGCACAGATTATCACTTATGGCACCATGGCGGCAAAATCTTCGATTCGTGACACGGCAAGAGCTTTAGATCTTCCGTTGGGTGATGCTGATCGTATGGCGAAGCTGATTCCGAACATGTCAAAGCTCAAGAAGATTATTGGGGTTGATGATGCTGTTCTAAAGAGTAAATTCAACAGCGAGGAATTGCTGAAAGTCAATGAGCTTTTGAATATTGCTGAAGGGGAAGGGTTGGAATCTGAAACATTGAACCAAGCCTATGTTTTAGAAGGTTCGGTTCGTAATACGGGAATCCATGCCTGCGGGGTGATTATTACCCCAGATGATATTACAAAGTTCGTTCCAGTGGCACTGGCAAAGGATTCAGAAATGTACTGTACTCAGTTCGATAACTCGGTGGTGGAAAGTGCAGGACTTTTGAAAATGGATTTCTTGGGGCTAAAGACCTTGACCCTGATCAAGGATACAGTTAAGATTGTAAAAGCCAAACATGGTATAGAATTGGATCCGGAGAATTTCCCACTGGATGATGAGAAAACGTATGAACTTTTCCAACGTGGAGAAACCGTAGGGGTATTTCAATATGAATCTCCTGGAATGCAAAAACACATGAGGTCATTAAAGCCTACGGTATTCGCAGACTTAATTGCCATGAATGCTTTGTATCGTCCTGGGCCAATGGAATATATTCCAAGTTTCATTGCGCGTAAACACGGTACCGAGGAAATAGTTTATGACCTTGATGCCTGCGAAGAGTATTTGGCAGAAACCTATGGTATTACGGTTTACCAAGAGCAGGTGATGCTACTGTCCCAAAAATTAGCTGATTTTACCAAGGGTGAAGCCGATGTTTTGCGTAAGGCCATGGGTAAAAAGCAAAAGCATGTCCTTGATAAAATGAAGCCTAAGTTCATTGAAAAGGCTTCGGCAAAAGGTCATGCGGTAGATAAACTTGAAAAAATTTGGAAGGACTGGGAGGCATTTGCAGCTTATGCTTTTAACAAGAGTCACTCAACTTGCTACGCCTGGATTGCCTACCAAACAGCTTATTGTAAAGCTCATTACCCAGCCGAATATATGGCCGCTGTGCTTTCCAATAACATGAACGATATAAAGCAGGTTACATTCTTCATGGAGGAATGTAAGCGAATGGGCCTCGAGGTTCTTGGTCCAGACGTGAATGAATCTTACTACAAATTTGCCGTAAACCAGAATAATGCTGTTCGTTTTGGGATGGGTGCCATAAAAGGTGTTGGCCGCGGCGCTGTAGAAACTATTGTTGAGAACAGAAAAGAAGAAGGTCCTTATAAATCGGTTTTTGATATGGCCAAAAGAATAGATTTGCGCGCGTCTAACAAAAAGGCATTTGAAAGTTTGGCGGTTGCCGGTGGTTTTGATTCATTTGGAGCTACGCATAGGGCACAGTATTTCCATACCGAAGGTGACGGCGTTACTTTTTTGGAAAAAGTGATTAAATCCGGATCTAAATATCAGGAAAACAAAAATTCCTCTCAAATGGATATGTTTGGAGGAATGAGTGAAGCCCAGATTCCAGAACCCGTTGTACCACCTTGTGAGGAATGGGGAACAATGGAAAAATTGCGAAGGGAAAAAGAAGTTGTGGGCATCTATATTTCTGGGCATCCTTTGGATGATTTTAAATCAGAAATCAATGCTTTTACCAACGGAACCATCTCTTGTTTCACAGATCTTCCAAAATATGTGAATAGAGAAATATCATTTGCTGGGGTCATAACCGATGTGCAACATAGAATTGCGAAAAATGGCAAAGGATGGGCACTCTTCACACTTGAAGATTATATGGATACTTTTGAGTTTCGCATTTTTGGCGAAGAGTATTTAAAATTTCGTCATTTTTTAATGATCAATTCATTCATTTACTTAAAGGTTTTTGTGAGAGAAGGCTGGGTGAATCGTGAAACTGGAAAAAAAGGCGACCCTAGAATGCAATACAATAGCTTTATTTTACTTCAGGAAGTGATGGAGAGTTTTGCAAAAAAACTGACCATAAAGCTGAATATAGATGAGCTCAAAGAAGATAATATTGATGAATTAAAAAGTACGCTGGTGGATCACAAAGGAAGTCATCCTTTACATTTCGTGGTATATGAAATGGAAGAAGAAATAAAGGTGAATTTATCTAGTAGAAAACAAAAGGTACAGATCACAAGTGAATTGTTGCATCAATTGGAAGAAAAAGAAGTGCATTATAAACTGAACTGA